One genomic window of Brevundimonas vesicularis includes the following:
- a CDS encoding glutathione-independent formaldehyde dehydrogenase: protein MATGNRIVTFEKPMEMKVNTFKFPELITPQGKKAPHGAILKIVTTNICGSDLHIYRGSFEVPKGMTMGHEMTGEVIEVGSDVEYIKVGDIVSVPFNVGCGRCYNCKHMRSDVCEHTNPEVDCGAYGFNLGGWTGGQGDYLFVPYADFNLLAFPDKDAAMAKIRDLTLLSDVLPTAFHGFAAPDWPAQPAYIVGENVLIFGAGPVGRAGAACAKLLGAGAIIVADFIQERLDLLKPHGVETINLSDGIPIEDHLERITGKREADRVIDYVGLDCRGFGAESDQIVENAVTNALLKYVRFGGMTSTVGVYCPNPISKNRDNKKGSMEVDWASGWIKSPRMSAGQSPTANYNHALMRAILNDRMPYLTPMMNTKIIKLEDAPAAYKEFDDGSAFKYVIDPHGSVAA, encoded by the coding sequence ATGGCTACCGGAAACAGGATCGTCACATTCGAGAAGCCGATGGAGATGAAGGTCAACACCTTCAAATTCCCGGAGCTGATTACGCCGCAGGGCAAGAAAGCCCCCCACGGCGCCATTCTCAAGATCGTCACCACCAACATCTGCGGCAGCGACCTTCACATCTACCGCGGTTCGTTCGAAGTCCCCAAGGGGATGACGATGGGCCACGAGATGACCGGCGAGGTGATCGAGGTCGGCTCCGACGTCGAATATATCAAGGTCGGCGATATCGTGTCCGTTCCCTTCAACGTCGGCTGCGGACGCTGCTACAACTGCAAGCACATGCGCTCGGACGTGTGCGAGCACACCAACCCCGAAGTCGATTGCGGCGCCTACGGCTTCAACCTGGGCGGATGGACCGGCGGTCAGGGGGATTACCTGTTCGTGCCCTATGCAGACTTCAATCTGCTGGCCTTCCCCGACAAGGACGCGGCCATGGCGAAGATCCGTGATCTGACGCTGCTTTCGGACGTGCTGCCGACCGCGTTCCACGGGTTCGCCGCGCCCGACTGGCCGGCGCAGCCTGCGTATATCGTCGGCGAGAACGTGCTGATCTTCGGCGCGGGGCCTGTCGGTCGCGCGGGCGCAGCCTGCGCGAAGCTCCTCGGTGCCGGCGCCATCATCGTCGCCGACTTCATTCAGGAGCGGCTCGATCTGCTCAAGCCGCACGGCGTCGAGACCATCAACCTGTCGGACGGCATTCCGATCGAGGATCATCTGGAACGGATCACCGGCAAGCGCGAGGCCGATCGCGTCATCGACTATGTGGGCCTCGACTGTCGCGGGTTCGGGGCGGAGTCCGACCAGATCGTCGAGAACGCCGTCACCAACGCGCTGCTGAAATATGTCCGCTTCGGTGGGATGACCAGCACGGTCGGCGTTTACTGCCCCAATCCGATCTCCAAGAATAGGGACAACAAGAAGGGCAGCATGGAAGTCGATTGGGCCAGTGGCTGGATCAAGTCGCCGCGGATGTCGGCAGGCCAGTCGCCGACGGCGAATTACAACCACGCCCTCATGCGGGCGATCCTGAACGATCGGATGCCCTATCTGACCCCGATGATGAACACGAAGATCATCAAGCTGGAGGATGCGCCGGCGGCCTACAAGGAGTTCGATGACGGATCGGCGTTCAAGTACGTCATCGATCCGCACGGCTCCGTAGCGGCCTGA